One window of Populus nigra chromosome 5, ddPopNigr1.1, whole genome shotgun sequence genomic DNA carries:
- the LOC133694413 gene encoding probable terpene synthase 3: MALQESTPKAQFRRTAEFHPSVWGDYFINKAPCDEMLFSAWIKEIEVLKEEVRTMLTSATLKPSEKLKFMDIVLRLGIGYHFEGEIHDIIEHEYNTYHDNNFDDDLFTVALRFRLLREYGYNVSSDIFNEFKDGKGNFKDNLIDDVEGLLSLYEASFLGGHGEDTLDKALSFCKTHLESAVAHLVSPLADKVSHALRRPLHKGVPKHEQWHHILIYQQDEACTGAVLKLAKLDFNVLQKCYQDELRSISRWWIDLDLVTKLPFARDRVIECFFWGMGAFLEPQFVLSRRFITKVLMFLSILDDIYDVHGTIEELELFTEKIERWDTSMEDLPDYMKLFFEALIGFFDEIEQETAKEGRSYCLHYSREMLKNQARAYLIEARWFNQDCVPQLEEYRRGGVYTSCYPMAAVAWLCGMAETGSKDAFEWMLKNPKIVVASSDIGRLMDDITSHEFEQERGHVASAVECCMKQYGVSKEEAYDMLSKMVEIDWKDINEELLKPSTVPRQVLILMLNLARIIDVVYKDHDGYTEASNTTKEMLTAFLVDPLPVVA; encoded by the exons ATGGCCCTTCAAGAATCAACCCCAAAAGCTCAATTTCGCCGAACAGCAGAGTTTCATCCTTCTGTATGGGGTGATTACTTCATCAACAAGGCTCCTTGTGATGAG ATGCTATTCAGCGCTTGGATTAAGGAAATTGAGGTGCTGAAAGAAGAAGTGAGGACCATGCTTACAAGCGCCACTCTAAAACCATCAGAAAAGCTGAAGTTCATGGACATTGTCCTTCGGCTAGGCATTGGTTACCATTTTGAAGGAGAAATTCATGACATAATAGAGCACGAATACAATACTTATCATGACAACAACTTCGACGATGACCTCTTTACAGTTGCTCTTCGATTTCGATTACTTAGAGAGTATGGATACAATGTTTCAAGTG ATATATTCAACGAGTTCAAGGATGGAAAAGGCAACTTCAAGGACAATCTTATTGATGATGTGGAAGGCTTGCTAAGTTTATATGAAGCTTCTTTCCTCGGTGGTCATGGAGAAGATACGCTAGATAAAGCTCTTTCCTTTTGCAAAACTCACCTCGAGTCCGCGGTTGCTCACCTGGTCTCTCCTCTTGCTGACAAAGTAAGTCATGCTTTGAGGCGGCCTCTCCACAAAGGCGTACCAAAGCATGAGCAATGGCACCACATCCTTATCTACCAGCAAGACGAAGCTTGCACTGGAGCTGTTCTAAAGCTAGCAAAGTTGGATTTCAATGTATTGCAAAAGTGCTACCAGGACGAGCTGAGGAGTATCTCTAG GTGGTGGATAGACTTGGACTTGGTTACAAAGCTACCCTTTGCTCGAGACAGAGTGATTGAGTGCTTTTTTTGGGGAATGGGAGCATTTCTTGAGCCACAATTTGTACTTTCAAGGAGGTTCATAACAAAAGTACTCATGTTTTTGTCCATATTGGATGACATATATGATGTGCACGGAACGATTGAAGAACTTGAGCTTTTCACCGAAAAGATTGAAAG GTGGGATACTAGCATGGAAGATCTGCCAGATtacatgaaattgttttttgaggCATTAATTGGTTTCTTCGATGAAATTGAGCAAGAGACAGCGAAGGAAGGAAGATCATACTGCCTGCACTACTCTAGAGAAATG TTGAAGAATCAAGCAAGGGCCTACCTTATTGAAGCCAGATGGTTCAACCAAGACTGTGTTCCACAACTGGAGGAATACAGGCGTGGTGGTGTGTATACTTCTTGTTATCCTATGGCCGCAGTGGCATGGTTATGTGGGATGGCAGAAACAGGTTCAAAGGACGCATTTGAGTGGATGTTGAAAAATCCTAAAATCGTGGTTGCCTCATCTGATATCGGTAGGCTCATGGATGACATTACATCCCATGAG TTTGAGCAAGAAAGAGGACATGTTGCGTCAGCTGTTGAGTGCTGCATGAAGCAATATGGTGTTTCAAAGGAAGAAGCATATGACATGTTGAGCAAGATGGTTGAAATTGATTGGAAAGACATAAATGAGGAGCTTCTCAAGCCATCTACTGTTCCTAGGCAAGTCTTGATACTTATGCTTAATCTAGCTCGTATCATCGACGTTGTATACAAGGATCATGATGGCTATACAGAGGCCAGTAACACGACGAAGGAAATGCTGACTGCTTTCCTCGTAGATCCCCTTCCAGTTGTAGCATGA